From the genome of Phreatobacter cathodiphilus, one region includes:
- the gcvA gene encoding transcriptional regulator GcvA → MARKRYDLPPLGFVQGFEAAARTLSFTRAADELALTQSAVSRQIKTLEDHLGVVLFERRHRTLALTEDGRAFQRIAVDVLDRLQGAINQMRSRGADNQLAVTTVTGFASLWLIPRLKRFTRLNPHIDVRIIANDRVLDLDRSQIDLAIRYSKVDRAAPDAEKLFAEDILPVCHPSLVADVATPLLRPEDLRHHTLLHLDYHGASRTWFDWGTWMTALGIEDLRPAGSLRFSRYDQMIQAAMSGQGVALGVSPLINEAIRSGTLVAPFDRQVDGPHGYYLIRSRAGAARPQVAAFCAWLREEATEDAIAEPLADSAGFGAAVL, encoded by the coding sequence ATGGCACGCAAACGCTATGACCTGCCCCCGCTGGGCTTCGTGCAAGGCTTCGAGGCCGCCGCCCGCACCCTCTCCTTCACCCGCGCCGCCGACGAACTGGCGTTGACCCAGTCGGCGGTGAGCCGCCAGATCAAGACGCTGGAGGACCATCTCGGCGTCGTCCTCTTCGAGCGCCGCCACCGCACCCTCGCCCTCACCGAGGACGGCCGCGCCTTCCAGCGTATCGCCGTCGACGTGCTCGACCGCCTGCAGGGCGCCATCAACCAGATGCGCTCCCGCGGCGCCGACAACCAGCTCGCGGTGACCACCGTCACCGGCTTCGCCTCGCTGTGGCTGATTCCGCGCCTCAAGCGCTTCACCCGCCTCAACCCGCATATCGACGTCCGGATCATCGCCAACGACCGCGTCCTCGACCTCGACCGCAGCCAGATCGACCTCGCCATCCGCTATTCGAAGGTGGACCGCGCCGCGCCCGACGCCGAAAAGCTCTTCGCCGAGGACATCCTGCCGGTCTGCCATCCCTCGCTGGTGGCCGACGTCGCGACGCCGCTGCTGCGGCCGGAGGACCTGAGGCATCACACGCTGCTGCATCTCGACTATCACGGCGCCAGCCGCACCTGGTTCGACTGGGGCACCTGGATGACCGCCCTCGGCATCGAGGACCTGCGGCCGGCCGGCTCCCTGCGCTTCTCGCGCTACGACCAGATGATCCAGGCCGCCATGAGCGGCCAGGGCGTCGCTCTCGGCGTCTCGCCGCTGATCAACGAGGCGATCCGCTCCGGCACCCTGGTCGCGCCCTTCGACCGGCAGGTGGACGGCCCCCACGGCTATTATCTCATCCGCTCGCGCGCCGGTGCCGCGCGGCCGCAGGTCGCCGCCTTCTGCGCCTGGCTGCGCGAGGAGGCGACGGAGGACGCCATCGCCGAGCCTCTGGCCGACAGCGCCGGCTTCGGCGCGGCGGTGCTGTGA
- a CDS encoding DUF2917 domain-containing protein translates to MVCLDPSVRVDLVRGGVVRLPEAVGTRILALAGALWVTLQDDPRDVVVEEGEAFVVDRAGLTLVCALAGPAAVQIETAPAAPAAAPETNAPVAASRAA, encoded by the coding sequence ATGGTCTGTCTCGATCCGTCCGTCCGCGTCGATCTCGTGCGGGGAGGCGTCGTCCGCCTGCCCGAGGCCGTGGGCACCCGCATCCTCGCCCTCGCCGGAGCCCTGTGGGTGACGCTGCAGGACGACCCGCGCGACGTCGTGGTCGAGGAGGGCGAGGCCTTCGTGGTCGACCGCGCCGGCCTGACGCTGGTCTGCGCCCTGGCCGGGCCGGCGGCTGTGCAGATCGAGACGGCCCCCGCCGCGCCGGCCGCCGCGCCGGAGACGAACGCGCCAGTAGCCGCCAGCCGGGCGGCCTGA
- a CDS encoding GNAT family N-acetyltransferase, whose amino-acid sequence MGAADHVALGAGFLIIRPLAAEEAPLLASHVAALSPASRHSRFLGGVNLISEAEALRLVAGRDVFALAAIAGGPGEGVMVGEAICAFGSDGRAEFALSVADAWQGRGIGRALVASLARRAAPRAALIHGEVLAGNRRMLALAARAGFAAGVSRSDPRLVAISRPLRPVPAACRPLHRAA is encoded by the coding sequence ATGGGCGCGGCCGACCACGTGGCGCTCGGCGCCGGGTTCCTCATCATCCGCCCCTTGGCAGCGGAGGAGGCGCCGCTCCTCGCCTCCCATGTGGCGGCGCTGTCGCCCGCCTCGCGGCACAGCCGCTTCCTCGGCGGCGTCAACCTGATCAGCGAGGCGGAGGCGCTGCGCCTCGTCGCCGGCCGCGACGTCTTCGCCCTCGCCGCCATCGCGGGCGGGCCGGGGGAGGGCGTGATGGTGGGCGAGGCGATCTGCGCCTTTGGCAGCGACGGCCGGGCCGAATTCGCCCTCTCCGTCGCCGATGCCTGGCAGGGGCGGGGCATCGGCCGGGCCCTGGTGGCGAGTCTCGCCCGCCGCGCCGCGCCGCGGGCCGCGCTCATCCACGGCGAGGTGCTTGCGGGCAACCGCCGCATGCTGGCGCTGGCGGCGCGGGCGGGCTTTGCCGCCGGCGTCTCGCGCAGCGATCCCCGCCTCGTGGCGATCTCGCGGCCGCTTCGCCCCGTCCCCGCAGCCTGCCGCCCGCTGCACCGCGCGGCCTGA
- a CDS encoding PLP-dependent aminotransferase family protein, giving the protein MRHKPSRATWSDLLHLALDPAGDSPIFQQIYLALREAIVANTLAPGGRLPSSRALALRLGVSRTSVVSAYDQLLAEGYVVGRGGSGTYVSDEVPAVLAPPPAPGGGSAATRRSLSVAGARYGRFAAEMTLPGSLPFAAGCCSVDAKTVEDWRRIGAGQMRRLDPVNLSYADPSGEPALRREIAAYLRAARAVRCDEEQVVVLSGAQQAIDLSIRTLLDPGDPVWIEDPGYGATREALAAAGAALVPVPVDEAGLDVAAGMAAAGGARAAYITPSHQYPTGAVMSMARRLDLLAWAAQTGAWIIEDDYDSEFRYAGRPLASLQGLDRNGCVVYVGTLSKVLFPGIRLGFAVVPHQLVDVFRGARFLADRSPPTLQQAMTAEFMRQGLLVSHIRRMRQRYKEARDVVVEAIGRHLGDLVDIEVPDCGIQLVVHFRDGLSDIAVTEAARRQGLVVKPVSPHYLAAPPRQGLVLGYSGFDAHRLRAASAELGRIVRAVAEGPAAAPSRPAVPRRAFAGAASRG; this is encoded by the coding sequence ATGCGACACAAGCCGTCCCGCGCGACATGGTCCGATCTCCTGCACCTGGCGCTGGACCCGGCCGGCGACAGCCCCATCTTCCAGCAGATCTATCTGGCGCTGCGCGAGGCGATCGTCGCCAACACGCTGGCGCCCGGCGGCCGGCTGCCCTCGAGCCGCGCCCTCGCCCTCCGGCTCGGCGTTTCCCGCACCTCCGTCGTCTCCGCCTATGACCAGCTCCTCGCCGAGGGCTATGTGGTCGGCCGCGGCGGCTCGGGCACCTATGTCTCGGACGAGGTGCCCGCCGTCCTCGCGCCGCCGCCCGCCCCGGGCGGCGGGAGCGCCGCCACCCGCCGCAGCCTCTCGGTGGCGGGGGCGCGCTACGGTCGCTTCGCCGCCGAGATGACGCTGCCGGGCAGCCTGCCCTTCGCCGCCGGCTGCTGCTCCGTCGACGCCAAGACGGTGGAGGACTGGCGGCGCATCGGCGCCGGCCAGATGCGCCGTCTCGACCCGGTCAACCTCTCCTATGCCGATCCGAGCGGCGAACCGGCCCTCCGCCGCGAGATCGCCGCCTATCTGCGCGCCGCCCGCGCCGTCCGGTGCGACGAGGAGCAGGTCGTCGTGCTCTCCGGCGCCCAGCAGGCCATCGACCTGTCGATCCGCACGCTGCTCGATCCCGGCGACCCCGTCTGGATCGAGGATCCCGGCTATGGCGCCACGCGCGAGGCGCTGGCGGCGGCCGGCGCCGCCCTCGTGCCGGTGCCGGTGGACGAGGCGGGCCTCGACGTCGCCGCCGGCATGGCCGCGGCCGGTGGCGCGCGGGCGGCCTACATCACGCCATCGCATCAATATCCGACCGGCGCGGTGATGAGCATGGCGCGCCGCCTCGACCTGCTCGCCTGGGCGGCGCAGACCGGCGCCTGGATCATCGAGGACGATTACGACAGCGAGTTCCGCTATGCCGGCCGGCCGCTGGCCTCGCTCCAGGGCCTCGATCGCAACGGCTGCGTCGTCTATGTCGGCACCCTCAGCAAGGTGCTGTTCCCCGGCATCCGGCTCGGCTTCGCCGTGGTGCCGCACCAGCTCGTCGACGTCTTCCGCGGCGCCCGCTTCCTCGCCGATCGCTCCCCGCCGACACTCCAGCAGGCCATGACGGCCGAATTCATGCGCCAGGGCCTGCTGGTCAGCCACATCCGGCGCATGCGCCAGCGCTACAAGGAGGCGCGCGACGTGGTGGTCGAGGCCATCGGCCGCCACCTCGGCGACCTCGTCGACATCGAGGTGCCCGATTGCGGCATCCAGCTCGTCGTCCACTTCCGCGATGGCCTTTCCGACATCGCGGTGACCGAGGCCGCCCGCCGGCAGGGTCTGGTCGTCAAGCCGGTCAGCCCGCATTACCTGGCCGCCCCGCCCCGCCAGGGCCTCGTCCTCGGCTATTCCGGCTTCGACGCCCACAGGCTGCGCGCAGCTTCCGCCGAACTCGGTCGCATCGTCCGTGCCGTGGCCGAGGGGCCCGCCGCCGCCCCGTCGCGGCCGGCGGTACCCCGGCGCGCCTTCGCCGGGGCGGCCTCGCGCGGCTGA